A part of Streptomyces sp. NBC_01451 genomic DNA contains:
- a CDS encoding NYN domain-containing protein, with the protein MNNDDHAELSARIDRTNELLHRMLAEVAKTPSTHAIFVDAGYLYAAAGRLVAGTEDRRSYELDAEGLIEALIDKARTIFADSRLLRVYWYDGARRRIHTIEQQSIAELPDVKVRLGNLNANNQQKGVDSLIRTDLESLARHRAISDAALIGGDEDLVSAVEAAQGYGARVHLWGIEAPEGRNQAEPLLWEVDSQRTFDLDFFKPYVARRTATSYESSPGTRPTREGVRFVGAQVAAKWLAARGRESLVDLLPGHPYLPGSVDQDLLVEAEGLLQYSLRGQAELRRALRDGFWEHLQTQY; encoded by the coding sequence ATGAACAACGACGACCACGCGGAGCTGAGCGCCCGCATCGACCGCACGAACGAACTCCTCCACCGCATGCTCGCAGAGGTGGCGAAGACACCCTCGACACATGCGATCTTCGTCGACGCGGGATATCTGTACGCGGCGGCGGGACGGCTCGTCGCCGGAACCGAGGACCGCCGCTCCTACGAGCTGGACGCGGAAGGTCTCATCGAAGCGCTCATCGACAAGGCCCGCACGATCTTCGCGGACAGCCGGCTGCTGCGGGTCTACTGGTACGACGGCGCCCGGCGCCGCATCCACACGATCGAGCAGCAGTCCATCGCGGAACTCCCCGATGTGAAGGTTCGCCTGGGCAACCTCAACGCCAACAACCAGCAGAAGGGCGTCGACTCCCTGATCCGTACCGACCTGGAGTCGCTGGCCCGGCACCGCGCGATCAGCGACGCCGCGCTCATCGGCGGCGACGAGGACCTGGTGTCTGCGGTCGAGGCAGCACAGGGGTACGGCGCACGCGTCCACCTCTGGGGCATCGAGGCGCCCGAGGGCCGCAACCAGGCCGAGCCCCTGCTCTGGGAGGTCGACAGTCAGCGCACCTTCGACCTCGACTTCTTCAAGCCGTACGTCGCCCGGCGCACGGCCACGTCCTACGAGTCGTCGCCGGGGACGCGCCCCACGCGCGAGGGAGTGCGGTTCGTGGGCGCCCAGGTCGCGGCGAAGTGGCTCGCCGCGCGGGGGCGCGAGTCGCTGGTCGACCTGCTGCCCGGGCATCCGTATCTGCCCGGTTCCGTCGACCAGGACCTGCTGGTGGAGGCGGAAGGGCTGCTCCAGTACTCGCTGCGCGGGCAGGCCGAGCTGCGGCGGGCGTTGCGGGACGGCTTCTGGGAGCACCTGCAGACGCAGTACTAG
- a CDS encoding MarC family protein: MFDVAVFGSLFLTLFVIMDPPGITPIFLALTAGRPARVQKRMAFQAVCVAGGVITVFGLLGHQILDYLHVSVPALMIAGGLLLLLIALDLLTGKTDEPKQTKDVNVALVPLGMPLLAGPGAIVSVILAVQKADGVAMQVSVWAAILAVHVVLWVVMRYSLLIIRVIKDGGVVLVTRLAGMMLSAIAVQQIINGVTQVIQQS, translated from the coding sequence ATGTTCGACGTCGCTGTCTTCGGCTCGCTCTTCCTCACCCTCTTCGTGATCATGGATCCCCCGGGGATCACCCCGATCTTCCTCGCGCTCACCGCCGGCCGGCCCGCCCGTGTGCAGAAGCGGATGGCGTTCCAGGCCGTGTGCGTGGCCGGCGGTGTGATCACCGTGTTCGGGCTGCTCGGGCACCAGATCCTGGACTATCTGCATGTCTCCGTGCCCGCCCTGATGATCGCCGGCGGGCTGCTGCTCCTGCTGATCGCCCTCGACCTGCTCACCGGCAAGACGGACGAGCCCAAGCAGACCAAGGACGTGAACGTCGCCCTCGTCCCGCTCGGCATGCCCCTGCTCGCCGGGCCCGGTGCGATCGTGTCGGTCATTCTGGCCGTGCAGAAGGCGGACGGCGTGGCCATGCAGGTGTCGGTGTGGGCGGCGATCCTGGCCGTCCATGTCGTGCTGTGGGTGGTCATGCGGTACTCGCTGCTGATCATCCGTGTCATCAAGGACGGCGGCGTGGTCCTGGTGACCCGGCTCGCGGGGATGATGCTGTCCGCGATCGCCGTGCAGCAGATCATCAACGGCGTCACCCAGGTGATCCAGCAGAGCTGA
- a CDS encoding PHP domain-containing protein, with the protein MRIDLHCHSTASDGTDTPAELVRNAAAAGLDVVALTDHDTTRGYAEAIAALPAGLTLVTGAELSCRLDGVSMHMLAYLFDPEEPELLAERELVRDDRVPRAKGMVAKLQGLGVPIAWEQVARIAGDGSVGRPHVATALVELGVVPTVNDAFTGNWLADGARAYVPKHETDPFEALRLIKGAGGVAVFAHPAASKRGRTVPESAIAELAAAGLDGIEVDHMDHEPATRARLRGLAAELGLLGTGSSDYHGSRKTCVLGEYTTDPEVYGEITRRATGAFPVPGTGGA; encoded by the coding sequence GTGCGCATAGACCTGCACTGCCACTCCACCGCCTCCGACGGTACGGACACCCCCGCCGAGCTGGTGCGCAACGCCGCCGCTGCCGGGCTCGACGTCGTCGCGCTGACCGATCACGACACGACCCGCGGGTACGCCGAGGCGATCGCCGCGTTGCCCGCCGGGCTCACGCTGGTCACCGGGGCCGAGCTGTCCTGCCGGCTCGACGGGGTCAGCATGCACATGTTGGCCTACCTGTTCGATCCCGAGGAACCCGAGCTGCTCGCCGAGCGCGAGCTGGTGCGGGACGACCGGGTGCCGCGGGCCAAGGGGATGGTGGCCAAGCTCCAGGGGCTGGGCGTGCCCATCGCCTGGGAGCAGGTCGCGCGGATCGCCGGTGACGGATCCGTGGGCCGACCGCATGTCGCCACCGCGCTGGTCGAGCTGGGCGTCGTACCGACGGTGAACGACGCCTTCACCGGCAACTGGCTGGCCGACGGCGCCCGGGCCTACGTACCGAAGCACGAGACCGACCCCTTCGAGGCGCTGCGGCTGATCAAGGGGGCCGGCGGGGTGGCCGTGTTCGCGCACCCGGCCGCGAGCAAGCGGGGGCGGACCGTTCCGGAGTCCGCGATCGCGGAGCTGGCCGCCGCCGGGCTCGACGGCATCGAGGTCGACCACATGGACCACGAACCGGCGACCCGGGCGCGACTTCGCGGCCTCGCGGCGGAGCTGGGGCTGCTGGGCACCGGATCCTCCGACTACCACGGCAGCCGCAAGACCTGCGTGCTCGGGGAGTACACGACGGACCCCGAGGTGTACGGCGAGATCACACGGCGGGCCACCGGGGCGTTCCCGGTACCGGGGACCGGCGGGGCCTGA
- a CDS encoding DUF6758 family protein, which yields MRGEPSCPKCGGRVRAPGLFADSWQCDVHGTVHPLQPVIPPSVEALSVVVHRTQVPVWMPWPLPVGWLFTGVVCAGDDRSGGRATAVACTGPGPLGGMGELILVAEELGVGLGARYAGIDGPDPGPYMNVEKPAEAKVLAAGRPTPMWHVAGGPDDRAVFAGEALGLWLWAVVWPEQSGLLMYDELVLTDLRDAGAELELVPCGALSPRLLQP from the coding sequence ATGAGGGGCGAACCCAGTTGCCCGAAGTGTGGTGGCCGGGTCAGGGCTCCCGGACTCTTTGCCGACTCCTGGCAGTGCGATGTGCACGGGACGGTGCATCCGCTTCAGCCCGTGATCCCGCCCAGCGTCGAGGCCCTCAGTGTCGTGGTGCACCGCACGCAGGTTCCGGTGTGGATGCCGTGGCCGCTGCCGGTCGGCTGGCTGTTCACCGGCGTGGTCTGCGCGGGTGACGACCGCAGTGGAGGCCGTGCGACGGCGGTGGCCTGCACGGGGCCCGGTCCGCTCGGGGGCATGGGTGAGCTGATCCTGGTCGCCGAGGAGCTCGGCGTCGGCCTCGGTGCGCGGTACGCGGGCATCGACGGGCCGGACCCGGGGCCGTACATGAACGTCGAGAAGCCCGCCGAGGCGAAGGTGCTGGCGGCCGGGCGGCCCACTCCGATGTGGCATGTCGCGGGTGGGCCCGACGACCGCGCGGTGTTCGCGGGTGAGGCGCTCGGCCTGTGGTTGTGGGCGGTGGTATGGCCCGAGCAGTCGGGGCTGCTGATGTACGACGAGCTGGTGCTCACGGATTTGCGCGACGCGGGGGCGGAGCTGGAGCTGGTGCCCTGCGGGGCGTTGTCGCCCCGGTTGCTCCAGCCGTAG
- a CDS encoding MFS transporter, translating into MHSSATSTAAGSTGGPAEADPFDAGAGGLLRQPKAVWATAGASVVAFMGIGLVDPILPSIAKGLDATAGQVSLLFTSYFLITAVAMLVTGFVSSRIGGKKTLLLGLALVVVFAGLAGTSGSVAELVGFRAGWGLGNALFVSTALAVIVGAAAGGSAAAILLYESALGLGMACGPLLGALLGNASWRYPFFGTAFLMAVGFLCITVFLREQPKPARKTSLLDPLKALGHGGLASAAVSSFFYNYTFFTVLAFTPFVLDMTPYRSGAVFFAWGLLLAVSSVLVAPRLQRRFGSLTVLGGSLVLLAVDVLVLGYGSHTTAVVCTILSGAFIGVNNTVYTELALGVSDAPRPVASAGYNFVRWFAAAAAPYFAPKIEEWSDIHMPFVVAAVTAVLGAVVVVVRRKSLTHEVEELEVRHAAEDSVGVFAS; encoded by the coding sequence ATGCACAGCAGCGCAACGAGCACAGCGGCGGGAAGCACGGGAGGTCCCGCCGAAGCGGACCCCTTCGACGCGGGAGCCGGCGGACTCCTCCGGCAGCCGAAGGCCGTCTGGGCGACCGCCGGCGCGTCGGTCGTCGCCTTCATGGGCATCGGACTCGTCGACCCGATCCTCCCGTCCATCGCCAAGGGCCTGGACGCCACGGCCGGCCAGGTCTCCCTGCTCTTCACCTCGTACTTCCTGATCACCGCCGTGGCGATGCTGGTCACCGGCTTCGTCTCCAGCCGGATCGGCGGCAAGAAGACCCTGCTGCTCGGCCTCGCGCTCGTCGTGGTCTTCGCGGGCCTGGCCGGCACCTCCGGATCGGTCGCCGAACTGGTCGGGTTCCGGGCCGGCTGGGGCCTCGGCAACGCGCTCTTCGTCTCGACGGCCCTCGCGGTCATCGTCGGCGCGGCGGCCGGCGGCAGCGCGGCGGCGATCCTGCTGTACGAATCCGCCCTGGGCCTCGGCATGGCGTGCGGCCCCCTGCTGGGCGCGCTGCTCGGCAACGCCAGCTGGCGCTACCCCTTCTTCGGCACCGCGTTCCTGATGGCCGTCGGCTTCCTCTGCATCACGGTGTTCCTCAGGGAACAGCCGAAGCCGGCCCGGAAGACCTCACTGCTCGACCCGCTCAAGGCGCTCGGCCACGGGGGCCTGGCCTCCGCCGCCGTCTCGTCCTTCTTCTACAACTACACGTTCTTCACCGTGCTGGCCTTCACCCCGTTCGTGCTCGACATGACGCCCTACAGGTCGGGGGCCGTGTTCTTCGCGTGGGGTCTCCTGCTGGCCGTCTCGTCGGTGCTCGTGGCACCGCGTCTCCAGCGGCGGTTCGGCTCGCTGACGGTGCTCGGCGGCTCGCTGGTACTGCTCGCCGTCGACGTCCTGGTTCTCGGCTACGGCAGCCACACCACCGCCGTCGTCTGCACGATCCTGTCCGGCGCGTTCATCGGCGTGAACAACACGGTCTACACCGAGCTGGCGCTGGGAGTCTCGGACGCGCCGCGCCCGGTGGCGAGCGCCGGCTACAACTTCGTGCGGTGGTTCGCGGCGGCAGCGGCCCCTTACTTCGCGCCGAAGATCGAGGAGTGGAGCGACATCCACATGCCGTTCGTGGTCGCGGCGGTGACCGCGGTGCTCGGCGCGGTGGTGGTTGTCGTGCGGCGGAAGTCGCTCACCCACGAGGTGGAGGAGCTGGAGGTTCGGCACGCCGCGGAGGACAGTGTCGGTGTCTTCGCGAGTTGA
- a CDS encoding suppressor of fused domain protein, with translation MSDVLPLVEARLRTTLGEPDARAAVTFLGTDRVEVLRFQDRDQDGEIVRYATLGMSALPMADPTEVLADPVKGPRAELVISVRAGLADTDKVLRPLAVLAASPQVEGVIVAPGASLDVGEPLWPGAPFTSVLVAEPGGLVEDLELDAPLDPVRFLPLLPMTANEAAWKRVHGAQALQERWLTNGTDLRDPARRSVPLD, from the coding sequence ATGTCTGATGTTCTTCCTCTGGTCGAGGCCCGGCTGCGTACGACACTGGGCGAACCGGACGCGCGCGCCGCGGTCACCTTCCTCGGCACGGACCGCGTCGAGGTGCTGCGTTTCCAGGACCGCGACCAGGACGGGGAGATCGTCCGCTACGCCACCCTCGGCATGTCCGCGCTGCCGATGGCGGACCCCACCGAGGTGCTCGCCGACCCGGTGAAGGGCCCGCGCGCCGAACTGGTCATCTCCGTCCGGGCCGGTCTCGCCGACACCGACAAGGTGCTGCGCCCGCTCGCGGTTCTCGCCGCTTCCCCGCAGGTCGAGGGTGTGATCGTCGCTCCCGGTGCCTCGCTCGACGTCGGGGAGCCGCTGTGGCCCGGTGCGCCCTTCACCTCGGTCCTGGTCGCGGAGCCGGGGGGCCTGGTCGAGGACCTGGAGCTCGACGCGCCCCTGGACCCGGTGCGTTTCCTGCCCCTGCTCCCGATGACCGCGAACGAGGCCGCCTGGAAGCGCGTCCACGGCGCCCAGGCCCTCCAGGAACGCTGGCTCACGAACGGGACGGACCTACGGGACCCGGCCCGCAGGTCCGTCCCGCTGGACTGA
- a CDS encoding magnesium and cobalt transport protein CorA, translating to MSMINNLRAAVRPSRPSLRKDGSSYDTTRDPSTPSAVVDCAVYRDGARVETPKALTPHEAMRKVRRDGGFVWIGLHEPTEGEFSGIASEFGLHPLAVEDAIQAHQRPKLERYDDTLFTVFKTIHYVDHTELTANSEVVETGEVMCFTGRDFLITVRHGGQGSLRALRHRLQDDPDLLAKGPSAVLHAIADHVVDGYVAVADAMQDDIDEVETEVFSPGRKGTPRGTDAGRIYQLKREVLEFKRAVSPLLRPMQLLSERPMRLIDPDIQKYFRDVADHLARVQEQVIGFDELLNSILQANLAQASVAQNEDMRKITSWAAIIAVPTMVCGVYGMNFDYMPELHWKFGYPVVMTAMVGMCVGIHRTLKRNGWL from the coding sequence ATGTCGATGATCAACAACCTGCGTGCCGCCGTCCGCCCGTCCCGTCCCTCCCTGCGCAAGGACGGCAGCAGCTACGACACCACCCGCGACCCCTCGACGCCCTCCGCCGTCGTCGACTGCGCCGTCTACCGCGACGGCGCCCGGGTCGAGACCCCGAAGGCACTGACCCCGCACGAGGCGATGCGCAAGGTGCGCCGCGACGGCGGCTTCGTGTGGATCGGGCTGCACGAGCCGACGGAGGGTGAGTTCTCCGGTATCGCCAGCGAGTTCGGGCTCCACCCGCTCGCCGTGGAGGACGCGATCCAGGCCCACCAGCGGCCCAAGCTGGAGCGGTACGACGACACGCTCTTCACCGTCTTCAAGACCATCCACTACGTCGACCACACCGAACTCACCGCGAACAGCGAGGTCGTGGAGACCGGCGAGGTGATGTGCTTCACCGGGCGGGACTTCCTCATCACCGTCCGGCACGGCGGTCAGGGCTCCCTGCGGGCGCTGCGCCACCGTCTCCAGGACGACCCCGACCTGCTCGCCAAGGGCCCCTCCGCCGTCCTGCACGCCATCGCCGACCACGTCGTCGACGGCTATGTCGCGGTCGCGGACGCCATGCAGGACGACATCGACGAGGTCGAGACGGAGGTGTTCTCGCCGGGCCGCAAGGGCACCCCGCGCGGTACGGACGCCGGCCGGATCTACCAGCTCAAGCGTGAGGTCCTGGAGTTCAAGCGGGCCGTCTCGCCGCTCCTGCGGCCCATGCAGCTGCTCAGCGAGCGCCCGATGCGGCTGATCGACCCCGACATCCAGAAGTACTTCCGCGACGTCGCCGACCACCTCGCCCGGGTCCAGGAGCAGGTGATCGGCTTCGACGAGCTGCTCAACTCGATCCTCCAGGCCAACCTCGCGCAGGCGTCCGTCGCGCAGAACGAGGACATGCGGAAGATCACGTCCTGGGCGGCGATCATCGCCGTACCGACGATGGTGTGCGGCGTCTACGGCATGAACTTCGACTACATGCCGGAGCTGCACTGGAAGTTCGGCTACCCCGTGGTCATGACGGCCATGGTGGGCATGTGTGTCGGCATCCACCGCACGCTGAAGCGCAACGGCTGGCTGTGA
- a CDS encoding magnesium transporter MgtE N-terminal domain-containing protein → MAAGSSRVFVSHLAGMAVFDPNGDQVGRVRDLIAMLRVGNRPPRLLGLVVELTTRRRVFMPMTRVTGIESGQVITTGVLNVRRFEQRPTERLVLGELLDRRVTLNETGEEVTVLDVAVRQLPARRDWEIERVFVRKKGRGGAFRRNTGETLTVDWSAVTGFSLEEDGQGAESLLATFEQLRPADLANVLHHLSPKRRAEVAAALDDDRLADVLEELPEDDQIEILGKLKEERAADVLEAMDPDDAADLLGELPEDDQERLLSLMEPSDAADMRRLMAYREDTAGGLMTTEPIVLRPDATVADALARVRNPDLSPALAAQVYVCRPPDETPTGKYLGAVHFQRLLRDPPYTLVGSLVDDDLQPLRPDAELPVVAGFFATYDMVAAPVVDESGSLLGAVTVDDVLDHMLPEDWREAEFHLAESATDTDDDGDGVSHGDDDSHGDDVGDSDGENESERAGGHDS, encoded by the coding sequence ATGGCGGCAGGCTCATCCCGTGTCTTCGTCTCGCACCTCGCCGGTATGGCCGTCTTCGACCCGAACGGCGACCAGGTCGGCCGCGTGCGGGATCTCATCGCGATGCTGCGTGTCGGCAACCGTCCGCCCCGGCTGCTCGGCCTCGTCGTCGAACTCACCACCCGGCGCCGCGTCTTCATGCCCATGACCCGCGTCACCGGCATCGAGTCCGGCCAGGTCATCACGACGGGCGTGCTGAACGTCCGGCGCTTCGAGCAGCGCCCCACCGAGCGGCTCGTCCTCGGCGAACTCCTCGACCGGCGCGTCACGCTCAACGAGACCGGCGAGGAGGTCACCGTCCTCGATGTGGCGGTACGCCAGCTGCCGGCCCGCCGCGACTGGGAGATCGAGCGGGTCTTCGTACGGAAGAAGGGCCGCGGCGGTGCCTTCCGGCGCAACACCGGCGAGACGCTGACCGTCGACTGGTCCGCCGTCACCGGCTTCTCCCTGGAGGAGGACGGCCAGGGCGCCGAGAGCCTCCTCGCCACCTTCGAGCAGCTGCGCCCCGCCGACCTCGCGAACGTCCTGCACCACCTCTCCCCGAAGCGGCGCGCGGAGGTCGCCGCCGCCCTCGACGACGACCGGCTGGCCGACGTACTGGAGGAGCTGCCCGAGGACGACCAGATCGAGATCCTCGGCAAGCTCAAGGAGGAGCGCGCCGCCGACGTCCTGGAGGCGATGGACCCGGACGACGCCGCCGACCTGCTCGGCGAGTTGCCCGAGGACGACCAGGAGCGGCTGCTCAGCCTGATGGAGCCCTCCGACGCGGCCGACATGCGCCGGCTGATGGCGTACCGGGAGGACACGGCGGGCGGTCTGATGACGACCGAGCCGATCGTGCTGCGCCCCGACGCGACGGTCGCCGACGCGCTGGCCCGGGTCCGCAACCCCGACCTCTCCCCCGCGCTCGCCGCCCAGGTGTACGTGTGCCGGCCGCCGGACGAGACGCCGACGGGCAAGTACCTGGGCGCCGTCCACTTCCAGCGGCTGCTGCGCGACCCGCCGTACACCCTGGTCGGCTCGCTCGTCGACGACGATCTGCAACCGCTCCGCCCGGACGCCGAACTGCCGGTGGTCGCCGGTTTCTTCGCGACGTACGACATGGTGGCGGCGCCGGTGGTCGACGAGAGCGGATCGCTGCTGGGCGCGGTGACCGTGGACGACGTCCTCGACCACATGCTGCCCGAGGACTGGCGGGAGGCGGAGTTCCACCTGGCCGAGAGCGCCACCGACACCGATGACGACGGCGACGGCGTCTCCCATGGCGATGACGACTCCCATGGCGATGACGTTGGCGATTCCGATGGCGAGAATGAGTCCGAGAGAGCGGGTGGTCATGACTCCTGA
- a CDS encoding DUF1003 domain-containing protein, whose protein sequence is MTPEREPGTRERAVSGSTAASRPRVRLDQPRAPRRRLWPEYDPEAFGRLSERIARFLGTGRFIVWMTVVIILWVVWNVSAPADLRFDHYPFIFLTLMLSLQASYAAPLILLAQNRQDDRDKVNLEQDRKQNERSIADTEYLTREVASLRAGLGEVATRDWIRSELQDLVKELEERRAERYEGGHHSGKPMVFPAERPRGRDAEDR, encoded by the coding sequence ATGACTCCTGAGCGTGAGCCCGGCACCCGCGAGCGCGCGGTGAGCGGCTCCACGGCGGCCTCCCGGCCCCGGGTGCGCCTCGACCAGCCGCGTGCGCCCCGGCGCCGGCTGTGGCCCGAGTACGACCCGGAGGCGTTCGGACGGCTGTCCGAACGGATCGCGCGTTTCCTCGGCACCGGGCGGTTCATCGTCTGGATGACGGTCGTCATCATCCTGTGGGTGGTGTGGAACGTGTCCGCACCGGCCGACCTGCGCTTCGACCACTACCCGTTCATCTTCCTGACGCTGATGCTGTCGCTCCAGGCCTCCTACGCGGCCCCGCTGATCCTGCTCGCGCAGAACCGGCAGGACGACCGCGACAAGGTCAACCTCGAACAGGACCGCAAGCAGAACGAGCGGTCGATCGCCGACACCGAGTATCTGACCCGCGAGGTCGCCTCCCTGCGTGCCGGGCTCGGCGAGGTCGCGACCCGGGACTGGATCCGGTCCGAGCTCCAGGACCTGGTCAAGGAGCTGGAAGAGCGGCGTGCGGAGCGGTACGAGGGCGGGCACCACTCCGGCAAACCGATGGTATTCCCGGCAGAACGGCCGCGGGGGCGTGACGCAGAAGACCGGTGA
- a CDS encoding Mrp/NBP35 family ATP-binding protein has product MATEDAVREALSTVNDPEIQRPITELGMVKSVVIGADGAVAVAVYLTVSGCPMRDTITKNVTEAVSRVEGVTRVDVELDVMSDSQRKELASALRGGQADREVPFAKPGSLTRVYAVASGKGGVGKSSVTVNLAAAMAADGLKVGVVDADIYGHSVPRMLGVEGRPTQVENMIMPPSSHGVKVISIGMFTPGNAPVVWRGPMLHRALQQFLADVFWGDLDVLLLDLPPGTGDIAISVAQLVPNAEILVVTTPQQAAAEVAERAGAIAVQTHQKIVGVVENMAGLPCPHCGEMVDVFGTGGGQSVADGLTRTTGATVSVLGSIPIDVRLREGGDDGRPVVLTDPDSPAGTALRAIAGKLGGRARGLSGMSLGITPRNKF; this is encoded by the coding sequence ATGGCTACGGAAGACGCGGTGCGTGAAGCACTGTCGACGGTGAACGACCCCGAGATCCAGCGACCCATCACCGAGCTGGGGATGGTGAAGTCGGTGGTGATCGGCGCGGACGGGGCGGTCGCGGTGGCCGTGTACCTGACGGTCTCCGGCTGCCCGATGCGCGACACGATCACGAAGAACGTGACGGAGGCGGTCTCGCGGGTCGAGGGCGTCACCCGCGTCGACGTCGAGCTCGACGTCATGAGCGACAGCCAGCGCAAGGAGCTGGCGTCAGCCCTGCGCGGCGGCCAGGCCGACCGCGAGGTCCCCTTCGCCAAACCGGGCTCCCTCACGCGCGTGTACGCGGTCGCGTCGGGCAAGGGCGGCGTCGGCAAGTCGTCGGTCACCGTCAACCTGGCGGCGGCGATGGCGGCCGACGGACTCAAGGTGGGCGTGGTCGACGCCGACATCTACGGGCACAGCGTGCCCCGGATGCTGGGCGTCGAGGGGCGTCCGACCCAGGTCGAGAACATGATCATGCCGCCGTCCTCGCACGGCGTGAAGGTCATCTCCATCGGCATGTTCACCCCGGGCAACGCCCCGGTCGTCTGGCGCGGCCCGATGCTCCACAGGGCCCTCCAGCAGTTCCTGGCGGACGTGTTCTGGGGCGACCTGGACGTACTCCTCCTGGACCTCCCGCCGGGCACGGGCGACATCGCGATCTCGGTGGCCCAGCTGGTCCCGAACGCCGAGATCCTGGTCGTGACGACGCCTCAGCAGGCGGCGGCCGAGGTGGCCGAGCGGGCGGGTGCCATCGCCGTCCAGACCCACCAGAAGATCGTCGGCGTGGTCGAGAACATGGCCGGGCTGCCCTGTCCGCACTGCGGCGAGATGGTCGACGTCTTCGGCACGGGCGGCGGCCAGAGCGTCGCGGACGGCCTTACGAGGACGACCGGCGCGACGGTGTCGGTCCTCGGCTCCATCCCGATCGACGTCCGCCTGCGCGAGGGCGGGGACGACGGCAGGCCGGTCGTCCTGACGGACCCGGACTCCCCGGCGGGCACCGCGCTGCGCGCGATCGCGGGCAAGCTGGGAGGCAGGGCACGAGGCCTGTCGGGCATGTCGCTGGGCATCACCCCGAGAAACAAGTTCTGA
- a CDS encoding sec-independent translocase: protein MFNDIGPLELVTLVLLAVLVFGPEKLPKMIQDVTRTIRKIREFSEGAKEDIRSELGPEFKDFEFEDLNPKTFIRKHLDNDELGLKEIRNGFDLKKEMAEVTDAVHGRESDTSSSSSTSGSSGGTVDMTKKPEPDERPPFDADAT from the coding sequence GTGTTCAATGACATAGGACCGCTCGAGCTGGTGACGCTCGTGCTCCTCGCCGTGCTCGTCTTCGGTCCGGAGAAGCTTCCGAAGATGATCCAGGACGTCACGCGCACCATCCGCAAGATCCGGGAGTTCTCGGAGGGCGCGAAGGAAGACATCCGCTCGGAGCTGGGCCCCGAGTTCAAGGACTTCGAGTTCGAGGACCTGAACCCCAAGACGTTCATCCGCAAGCACCTGGACAACGACGAGCTGGGGCTCAAGGAGATCCGCAACGGCTTCGACCTGAAGAAGGAGATGGCCGAGGTCACGGACGCGGTCCACGGCCGCGAGTCGGACACGTCGTCCTCCTCCAGCACGTCGGGTTCCTCCGGTGGCACCGTCGACATGACGAAGAAGCCCGAGCCGGACGAGCGCCCGCCCTTCGACGCGGACGCCACCTGA